In Nocardia asteroides, the following proteins share a genomic window:
- a CDS encoding NAD(P)-dependent oxidoreductase yields MTNSATAQRVSVLGLGAMGAALAQALLAGGHEVTVWNRTAARAEPLVSAGALLAANPAEAMGAADLVILCLLDDAAVREHLEPAADRLRGRTVVNLTTTTPEQARALGRWAAEREIALIDGGIMAVPSMIGGPGSFVLYSGVPAAFERYRTVLEVFGRAEFVGADPGAAAMYDVSILGGMYAMFAAFQQGGAMVRTTGGSAARLAALMAPFLQAMATLLAQHAPGIDTPADHVPEQSDEFTAAAIDLIDQAATESGTATELFGVVRRVLTDR; encoded by the coding sequence ATGACCAACTCGGCGACGGCACAGCGGGTTTCGGTGCTCGGACTCGGCGCGATGGGCGCCGCGCTGGCCCAGGCGCTGCTGGCGGGCGGCCACGAGGTGACCGTGTGGAATCGCACCGCGGCCAGGGCCGAGCCGCTGGTGTCGGCGGGCGCGCTGCTCGCGGCGAATCCGGCCGAGGCGATGGGCGCGGCCGACCTGGTGATCCTGTGCCTGCTCGACGACGCGGCGGTGCGCGAGCACCTCGAGCCCGCGGCCGACCGGTTGCGCGGGCGCACCGTGGTGAACCTGACCACCACCACGCCCGAGCAGGCGCGCGCACTCGGCCGGTGGGCCGCCGAACGCGAGATCGCGCTGATCGACGGCGGCATCATGGCGGTGCCGTCGATGATCGGCGGGCCGGGGTCGTTCGTGCTCTACAGCGGCGTGCCCGCGGCGTTCGAGCGCTATCGGACGGTGCTCGAGGTCTTCGGCCGGGCCGAGTTCGTCGGCGCGGATCCCGGCGCCGCGGCGATGTACGACGTGTCGATCCTCGGTGGCATGTACGCCATGTTCGCGGCCTTCCAGCAGGGTGGCGCGATGGTTCGCACCACCGGCGGCTCGGCGGCGCGACTCGCGGCCCTGATGGCGCCGTTCCTGCAGGCGATGGCGACCCTGCTCGCCCAGCACGCGCCGGGCATCGACACTCCGGCGGACCACGTTCCGGAACAGAGCGACGAATTCACCGCCGCCGCCATCGACCTGATCGACCAGGCGGCCACCGAATCCGGGACTGCCACCGAGCTTTTCGGTGTCGTGCGCCGAGTGCTGACCGATAGGTGA
- a CDS encoding NAD(P)H oxidoreductase, with amino-acid sequence MSQSPSTPVASQRAESATRTALVVLAHHRADSLSAHVARRAADRLTAAGYTIDFLDLHAEGFDPRMTVADQPDWGHRDKRYSPGVEAHMARLLAAEVVVVVFPVYWQSVPATLKGWIDSVWNYGFAYGRSKPRLAGKRILWLGLAGATAGDDIVPGMQQLLEAQLSAGLAYYSGFADSRVGLLPDAEDQPQSLDAEGNLVIGEAISGDARAAHYAAFEATAEGFVDDFLAAALVAA; translated from the coding sequence GTGTCGCAGTCGCCCAGCACCCCCGTCGCGTCCCAGCGGGCCGAATCGGCCACCCGGACAGCGCTTGTCGTGCTCGCCCATCATCGCGCCGACTCGCTGTCGGCCCACGTCGCCCGGCGCGCGGCCGACCGGCTCACCGCCGCCGGCTACACCATCGACTTCCTCGACCTGCACGCCGAGGGTTTCGACCCCAGGATGACCGTCGCCGACCAGCCCGACTGGGGGCATCGCGACAAGCGCTACTCCCCCGGCGTGGAGGCGCACATGGCGCGCCTGCTCGCCGCCGAGGTGGTCGTGGTGGTGTTCCCGGTGTACTGGCAGAGCGTGCCCGCCACTCTCAAGGGCTGGATCGACAGCGTCTGGAACTACGGCTTCGCCTACGGCCGCAGCAAGCCGCGCCTGGCGGGCAAGCGCATCCTGTGGCTCGGCCTGGCCGGAGCCACCGCGGGCGACGACATCGTCCCCGGCATGCAGCAGCTGCTCGAAGCCCAGCTCAGCGCGGGCCTGGCGTACTACAGCGGCTTCGCCGACTCCCGGGTCGGTCTGCTTCCCGATGCCGAGGACCAGCCGCAGAGCCTCGACGCCGAGGGCAATCTCGTGATCGGCGAGGCGATCAGCGGCGATGCCAGGGCCGCGCACTACGCGGCGTTCGAGGCCACCGCCGAGGGCTTCGTGGACGACTTCCTCGCCGCGGCTCTCGTCGCCGCCTGA
- a CDS encoding nitroreductase family deazaflavin-dependent oxidoreductase → MPSDLQLKIMNAGHRFLLAVSGGRIGNSIFGMPSLELTTIGRKSGTPRAVMLTAPVVDGDTIVVVASRGGDPTHPAWFLNLRDNPDVEVSLQKGPTRPMTAHVATAEERAELWPRVVASYKGYGDYQTKTSREIPLVLLTPRA, encoded by the coding sequence ATGCCCAGCGATCTGCAGCTGAAGATCATGAACGCCGGTCACCGATTCCTGCTCGCCGTCAGCGGTGGCCGGATCGGCAACAGCATCTTCGGGATGCCCTCGCTCGAACTCACCACGATCGGCCGGAAATCGGGCACTCCGCGCGCGGTGATGCTGACCGCGCCGGTGGTCGACGGCGACACCATCGTCGTGGTGGCCTCCCGCGGCGGCGACCCCACCCACCCGGCCTGGTTCCTGAACCTGCGGGACAACCCCGATGTCGAGGTGTCGCTGCAGAAGGGCCCGACCCGGCCGATGACCGCGCACGTGGCCACCGCCGAGGAACGTGCCGAACTGTGGCCGCGCGTCGTGGCGAGCTACAAGGGTTACGGCGACTACCAGACCAAGACCAGCAGGGAGATCCCGCTGGTCCTGCTGACCCCGCGCGCCTGA
- a CDS encoding MarR family winged helix-turn-helix transcriptional regulator produces MVTRRLIGYQVKRLDQLIESTFEQAIAEVGMTRREWQTLNTIVRTPAADADLRDALRPFWERGAESVTEVTAVLADRGWIVRDMVGRHVATELGRAAHEQATRAVGVVRQRMTDGITPAEFTEFTETLTRLIANLEPLS; encoded by the coding sequence ATGGTCACGCGCAGATTGATCGGATACCAGGTCAAGCGCCTGGATCAGCTCATCGAGAGCACCTTCGAGCAGGCGATCGCGGAGGTCGGCATGACCCGCCGGGAATGGCAGACGCTGAACACCATCGTCCGGACGCCCGCCGCCGACGCCGACCTGCGGGACGCGTTGCGGCCCTTCTGGGAACGCGGTGCCGAATCGGTCACCGAAGTCACCGCGGTGCTGGCCGACCGGGGGTGGATCGTGCGCGACATGGTCGGCAGGCATGTCGCCACCGAGCTCGGCCGCGCCGCGCACGAACAGGCGACGCGGGCCGTCGGTGTCGTCCGGCAGCGTATGACCGACGGCATCACCCCCGCCGAATTCACCGAGTTCACCGAGACGCTCACGCGCCTGATCGCCAACCTGGAACCGCTCAGCTGA
- a CDS encoding GlxA family transcriptional regulator yields the protein MHRVVVLALDGVYPFELGTPQRVFGMLDDRYEVLTCSADGASVRTCADFRIAVEHGPELLATADTVVIPASDIAEALAGLGEVTRDALARIRPGTRIVSICTGAFILAAAGLLDGRPATTHWRMAEVFRRHFPRVRLDPEVLFVDDGDILTSAGAASGVDLCLHIVRADHGSAVANHVARRCVVPPWREGGQAQYIEQPVPDPAMASTAATRHWALENLVLPLTMAELARHAGMSSRTFARRFGDEVGLSPGRWLTQQRVARARELLEVSDLSVEQIASRVGFATGTSLRQHFQVAVGVAPLAYRRTFRRSDGERASA from the coding sequence ATGCATCGTGTGGTGGTCCTGGCACTCGACGGCGTCTACCCGTTCGAACTCGGTACGCCACAACGCGTGTTCGGCATGCTCGACGACCGGTACGAGGTGCTCACCTGCTCGGCCGACGGCGCATCGGTACGGACCTGCGCCGACTTCCGGATCGCGGTCGAGCACGGGCCCGAGCTGCTGGCCACCGCCGACACGGTGGTGATTCCCGCGTCCGACATCGCCGAGGCGCTCGCCGGGCTCGGCGAGGTGACCAGGGACGCGCTCGCCCGGATCCGGCCCGGCACCCGCATCGTGTCGATCTGCACCGGAGCGTTCATCCTGGCCGCGGCGGGCCTGCTCGACGGCAGGCCCGCGACCACGCACTGGCGGATGGCCGAGGTGTTCCGGCGCCACTTCCCTCGGGTCCGGCTCGACCCCGAGGTCCTGTTCGTCGACGACGGCGACATCCTGACCTCGGCGGGCGCAGCCTCCGGCGTCGACCTGTGCCTGCACATCGTGCGCGCCGACCACGGCAGCGCGGTGGCCAACCACGTGGCCCGCCGCTGCGTGGTCCCGCCGTGGCGCGAGGGCGGGCAGGCCCAGTACATCGAGCAGCCGGTGCCCGATCCGGCGATGGCGAGCACGGCCGCGACCCGGCACTGGGCGCTGGAGAACCTGGTGCTGCCGTTGACCATGGCCGAGCTCGCCCGGCACGCGGGCATGAGCAGCCGGACCTTCGCCCGCCGCTTCGGCGACGAGGTGGGGCTGAGTCCCGGGCGCTGGCTCACCCAGCAGCGCGTAGCGCGCGCCCGTGAACTGCTCGAGGTCAGCGACCTGTCGGTCGAGCAGATCGCGAGCCGGGTCGGCTTCGCCACCGGAACATCGCTGCGCCAGCACTTCCAGGTCGCGGTCGGCGTCGCCCCGCTGGCCTACCGCCGGACGTTTCGCCGCAGCGACGGCGAGCGCGCGAGCGCCTGA
- a CDS encoding NUDIX domain-containing protein — protein MTDVFSAGVLLYRRGEAGIEVLLGHMGGPLWAKKDASAWSIPKGEYRPDEEAARAAAAREFTEELGLPAPGGDWVELGDVRYGSGGRRKTLTVWAAEGDLNPDEIVPGTFDMEWPPRSGKIAAFPEIDRAAWFDPLTAQDKLGKGQRPFLTRLTEHLG, from the coding sequence GTGACGGATGTTTTCAGCGCGGGCGTGCTGCTGTACCGCCGGGGCGAGGCGGGGATCGAGGTCCTGCTCGGACACATGGGCGGCCCGCTGTGGGCGAAGAAGGACGCCTCGGCGTGGTCGATTCCCAAGGGCGAGTACCGACCCGACGAGGAAGCGGCCCGTGCCGCCGCGGCCCGCGAGTTCACCGAGGAACTGGGCCTGCCCGCGCCGGGCGGGGACTGGGTCGAACTCGGTGACGTCCGGTACGGCAGCGGCGGCAGGCGCAAGACGCTCACCGTGTGGGCGGCCGAGGGCGACCTGAACCCGGACGAGATCGTCCCCGGCACCTTCGACATGGAGTGGCCGCCCCGCTCGGGCAAGATCGCCGCCTTCCCCGAGATCGACCGCGCCGCCTGGTTCGATCCGCTGACCGCGCAGGACAAGCTCGGCAAGGGCCAGCGCCCCTTCCTCACCCGCCTCACCGAGCACCTGGGCTGA
- a CDS encoding winged helix-turn-helix transcriptional regulator has protein sequence MKQRERPYSCGIDAALDVVGGKWKALILWALSTGTQRFGDLKRLVPGVTEKMLIQQLRELEHDGIVHREIYAQVPPKVEYSLTELGVSLNAALVTLGAWGSDNMAHICEVKGVAAPVH, from the coding sequence ATGAAGCAGCGAGAGCGCCCGTATTCCTGCGGTATCGATGCCGCGCTCGACGTCGTGGGCGGCAAATGGAAGGCCCTGATCCTGTGGGCGCTGTCCACCGGCACCCAGCGTTTCGGCGATCTGAAGCGGCTGGTGCCGGGGGTGACGGAGAAGATGCTGATCCAGCAGCTGCGCGAGCTCGAGCACGACGGCATCGTGCACCGCGAGATCTACGCGCAGGTGCCGCCGAAGGTCGAGTACTCGCTCACCGAGCTCGGGGTCTCGCTCAACGCGGCCCTGGTGACGCTGGGTGCGTGGGGCAGCGACAACATGGCCCACATCTGCGAGGTGAAAGGTGTTGCGGCGCCGGTGCATTGA
- a CDS encoding phosphoribosylaminoimidazolesuccinocarboxamide synthase — MKHVHAGKVRDLYEDGDTLLLVASDRVSVYDVVLPTPIPEKGALLTQLSNWWFEYFTGIPNHVVSATDVPAEFAGRGIRVKPLKMVQVECIARGYLTGSGLKEYQQSGTVSGIALPPGLRDGDKLPEPIFTPSTKAAEGHDEAISFADVVNQEGREVAEKLRDLTLEIYSRGAEHAAKAGVIVADTKVEFGWDGDVLTLGDEVLTSDSSRFWPADEWEPGRAQRSFDKQFVRDWSTSTGWNKEYPGPEIPADVVEATRRKYEEAYERVTGRTWQGIQA, encoded by the coding sequence TTGAAGCATGTGCACGCCGGGAAAGTTCGTGACCTCTACGAGGACGGCGACACCCTGCTGCTCGTCGCCTCCGACCGCGTCTCGGTCTACGACGTCGTCCTGCCGACTCCGATCCCGGAGAAGGGCGCGCTGCTGACGCAGCTGTCCAACTGGTGGTTCGAGTACTTCACCGGCATCCCCAACCACGTGGTCTCGGCGACCGACGTGCCCGCCGAGTTCGCCGGGCGCGGCATCCGGGTCAAGCCGCTGAAGATGGTGCAGGTCGAGTGCATCGCGCGCGGCTACCTGACCGGCTCCGGGCTCAAGGAGTACCAGCAGTCCGGCACCGTCTCCGGCATCGCGCTGCCGCCGGGCCTGCGCGACGGCGACAAGCTGCCCGAGCCGATCTTCACCCCGTCCACCAAGGCCGCCGAGGGCCACGACGAGGCGATCAGCTTCGCCGACGTGGTGAACCAGGAGGGCCGCGAGGTCGCGGAGAAACTGCGCGACCTCACGCTGGAGATCTACTCGCGCGGGGCCGAGCACGCCGCGAAGGCGGGCGTGATCGTCGCCGACACCAAGGTCGAATTCGGCTGGGACGGTGACGTGCTCACCCTCGGCGACGAGGTGCTCACCTCCGACTCCTCGCGCTTCTGGCCCGCCGACGAGTGGGAGCCGGGCCGCGCCCAGCGCTCCTTCGACAAGCAGTTCGTGCGCGACTGGTCCACCTCCACCGGGTGGAACAAGGAGTACCCGGGCCCGGAGATCCCGGCCGATGTGGTCGAGGCGACCCGGCGCAAGTACGAAGAGGCCTACGAACGCGTCACCGGCCGGACCTGGCAGGGTATCCAGGCCTGA
- a CDS encoding YciI family protein, protein MKYMLVKTYGETAHCRTPLPEWAPEDIAAHIDFQRALGEQLAAAGELVDAQGLAGPEQALIVSSDGRSAPVVTDGPFPETKEFLAGYWIVDVDSPERAIEIAAQASAAPGPGGAPIGEYIEVRQIMSAPAE, encoded by the coding sequence ATGAAGTACATGCTGGTCAAGACCTACGGCGAGACCGCCCACTGCCGCACCCCGCTGCCGGAGTGGGCGCCCGAGGACATCGCCGCCCACATCGATTTCCAGCGGGCGCTGGGTGAACAGCTCGCCGCCGCGGGCGAACTGGTCGACGCGCAGGGCCTGGCCGGCCCGGAACAGGCGCTGATCGTATCCTCCGACGGCCGGTCGGCGCCGGTGGTCACGGACGGGCCTTTCCCGGAGACCAAGGAGTTCCTCGCCGGCTACTGGATTGTCGACGTGGACTCCCCCGAACGCGCGATCGAGATCGCCGCGCAGGCCTCGGCCGCACCCGGCCCCGGCGGCGCGCCGATCGGCGAGTACATCGAGGTGCGCCAGATCATGAGCGCGCCCGCCGAGTGA
- a CDS encoding RNA polymerase sigma factor, with translation MTTTARTEDLLRELAPQVLGVLVRRFGDFDLAEDAVQDALLAAATQWAADGLPENPRGWLIQVAQRRMADAVRAEVARRRRETTVFVRDVAVEASDRDDTLDMYFLCCHPDLPPAGAIALTLRAVGGLSTGEIAAAFLVPEATMAQRISRAKKRLAESERPFADGAHDSARLGAVLQVLYVIFTEGHTSTAGAGLRRADLSAEAIRLTRALRALLPDSTEVTGLLALMLLTDARRAARSGPHGELIPLHEQDRSRWDRAQITEGLRLLTGTLPAGLTGTYQIQAAIAGLHAQAARVEDTDWARIMVLYTMIERANANPMVTLNRAVATAMVHGPAAGLAVAESVAAPLARSHRLAAVRGHLYEMAGDAAAAVTQYQLAASQTASTPERDYLLLRAARLRAGESGATAGRDPIAASGRPDQLS, from the coding sequence GTGACGACCACGGCCCGCACCGAGGACCTGCTGCGCGAGCTCGCCCCGCAGGTCCTCGGCGTCCTGGTCCGCCGGTTCGGCGATTTCGACCTGGCCGAGGACGCCGTGCAGGACGCGCTGCTGGCCGCGGCCACCCAGTGGGCCGCCGACGGGCTGCCGGAGAATCCGCGCGGCTGGCTGATCCAGGTGGCCCAGCGCCGGATGGCCGACGCGGTGCGCGCCGAGGTGGCGCGGCGGCGCAGGGAGACCACGGTTTTCGTCCGCGATGTCGCCGTCGAGGCGAGCGACCGGGACGACACCCTGGACATGTACTTCCTGTGCTGTCACCCGGACCTGCCGCCCGCGGGCGCGATCGCGCTCACCCTGCGGGCGGTCGGCGGTCTGAGCACCGGCGAGATCGCCGCCGCGTTCCTGGTCCCGGAAGCGACCATGGCGCAACGCATCTCCCGCGCCAAGAAGCGGCTCGCCGAGTCGGAGCGTCCGTTCGCCGACGGCGCGCACGACAGCGCGCGGCTCGGCGCGGTGCTCCAGGTGCTGTACGTGATCTTCACCGAGGGCCACACCAGCACCGCGGGCGCCGGGCTGCGCCGCGCCGACCTGTCGGCCGAGGCGATCCGCCTCACCAGGGCACTGCGCGCACTGCTGCCCGACAGCACCGAGGTCACCGGCCTGCTGGCGCTGATGCTGCTCACCGATGCCCGCCGGGCCGCCCGTTCCGGCCCGCACGGCGAGCTGATCCCGCTGCACGAACAGGACCGCTCCCGCTGGGACCGCGCCCAGATCACCGAGGGCCTGCGGCTGCTCACCGGCACCCTGCCCGCCGGGCTCACCGGCACCTACCAGATCCAGGCCGCCATCGCGGGTCTGCACGCGCAGGCCGCCCGGGTCGAGGACACCGACTGGGCCCGGATCATGGTGCTCTACACCATGATCGAGCGCGCGAATGCGAATCCGATGGTCACGCTGAACCGGGCCGTGGCGACCGCCATGGTGCACGGCCCGGCCGCCGGGCTCGCCGTGGCCGAGTCCGTCGCCGCACCGTTGGCCCGCTCCCACCGCCTCGCCGCGGTGCGCGGTCACCTGTACGAGATGGCGGGCGACGCCGCCGCGGCCGTCACGCAGTACCAGCTGGCCGCGAGCCAGACGGCGAGCACCCCCGAACGCGACTATCTGCTGCTGCGCGCGGCCCGGTTGCGCGCGGGCGAATCCGGCGCGACCGCCGGGCGAGATCCGATCGCGGCCTCCGGACGGCCCGACCAGCTCAGCTGA
- a CDS encoding NADP-dependent oxidoreductase has product MTDTMRAISQDTLGGPEVLREIELPRPTPGPSQLLVRVHAAGLNPTDWKHRALPGLFLPAPPFVLGWDVSGIVEAVGFGVTLFAPGDEVFGMLPYPHGHGSLAEYVTGPARAFAHKPAGVDHVVAGAAPLAALTAYQALVDTADLRSGQRVLIHAAGGGVGHLAVQIAKARGAYVIGTARADKHEHLRALGADELIDYRTVDFAAAVAEVDVVLDTLGAENARRSLPTLRPGGVLVSILPTGDPELRADAERRGVRYTEMLVEADHAGMTAIADLLAAGTVRPTIAGVFPLAEAAKAHAIGETDRTLGKLVVTVG; this is encoded by the coding sequence ATGACCGACACCATGCGCGCCATCAGCCAGGACACCCTCGGCGGACCCGAGGTCCTGCGCGAGATCGAACTGCCCCGCCCCACCCCCGGCCCGAGTCAGCTGCTCGTGCGGGTACACGCGGCCGGGCTCAACCCGACCGACTGGAAACACCGCGCGCTGCCCGGATTGTTCCTGCCCGCACCGCCTTTCGTGCTCGGCTGGGACGTCTCCGGCATCGTCGAGGCGGTCGGTTTCGGCGTCACCCTGTTCGCGCCCGGCGACGAGGTGTTCGGCATGCTGCCCTACCCGCACGGGCACGGGTCGCTGGCCGAGTACGTCACCGGGCCTGCGCGCGCCTTCGCCCACAAGCCCGCCGGTGTCGACCACGTCGTCGCCGGGGCGGCCCCGCTCGCCGCCCTCACCGCGTATCAGGCACTGGTCGACACCGCAGATCTGCGGTCCGGACAGCGGGTGCTGATCCACGCGGCAGGCGGCGGAGTGGGCCACCTGGCGGTGCAGATCGCCAAGGCCCGCGGCGCCTACGTCATCGGGACGGCGCGCGCCGACAAGCACGAGCATCTGCGCGCGCTCGGCGCCGACGAACTGATCGACTACCGCACCGTCGACTTCGCCGCCGCCGTCGCCGAGGTGGACGTGGTGCTGGACACCCTCGGCGCCGAGAACGCCCGCCGCTCGCTGCCGACGCTGCGCCCCGGCGGCGTGCTGGTCAGCATCCTGCCGACCGGCGACCCGGAACTGCGCGCCGACGCCGAGCGCCGGGGCGTGCGCTACACCGAGATGCTGGTGGAGGCCGATCACGCGGGCATGACCGCGATCGCCGACCTGCTCGCCGCGGGGACCGTGCGACCCACCATCGCCGGGGTGTTCCCGCTGGCCGAGGCGGCGAAGGCGCACGCCATCGGCGAGACGGATCGGACCCTGGGCAAACTCGTCGTCACCGTGGGCTGA
- a CDS encoding MarR family winged helix-turn-helix transcriptional regulator — MDEVERIERAMIAIRRRQTRRTLAADEPSGQSFDVLDVVEDATEPTVSTVAAALAVDQPRASKLVAGAVAAGLLRREADQADGRRSLLVLTEHGRDLLDRAHDRRRGAFDRAMTGWSATDRAAFADLLGRFVAALD, encoded by the coding sequence GTGGACGAGGTCGAGCGGATCGAACGGGCGATGATCGCCATCCGGCGGCGGCAGACGCGGCGCACGCTCGCGGCGGACGAGCCGAGCGGGCAGTCCTTCGACGTGCTCGACGTGGTCGAGGACGCCACCGAACCGACCGTCTCGACGGTGGCCGCCGCGCTGGCCGTGGACCAGCCCCGCGCGAGCAAGCTCGTCGCGGGCGCGGTCGCCGCGGGACTGCTGCGCCGGGAGGCCGACCAGGCCGACGGCCGCCGCTCGCTGCTGGTCCTCACCGAACACGGCCGCGACCTGCTGGACCGGGCCCACGACCGCCGCCGCGGCGCGTTCGACCGCGCGATGACCGGCTGGTCCGCCACCGACCGCGCCGCCTTCGCCGATCTGCTCGGCCGGTTCGTCGCGGCCCTCGACTGA
- a CDS encoding NAD(P)/FAD-dependent oxidoreductase, whose protein sequence is MSSNQHFVVIGGGLGAAKLAEALRANDFDGRVTVLAAEEELPYERPPLSKQHLAGTQQLPDFTVDQGSWYRDHHIDLRLGTTATAFDPVAHTVTLPDGSTLSYDKLALATGSRPRTLPIPGADAPNVYTLRTIGDSDVLAQILRTRRQLVIIGAGWIGLEVAAQARARQVEVTVLEAAELPLIGVLGPEMGAFYADLHRSRGVDLRTGTKVDMILTDDGDATGVQLGDGTVVPAQAVLVAVGAAPNIEGALAAGLATDGGVLVDAGLRTSDPDVVAVGDIAEQDHPVLRRRVRVEHWATALNQPAVAALTMLGKSASYDRLPYFFSDQYDVGMEYTGYVGRGDDVRVVVRGEPDEREFVAFWLDPENRVRAGMNVNVWDVTERIKQLILAGTPVDPERLADPDIPL, encoded by the coding sequence ATGAGCTCGAATCAGCATTTCGTCGTCATCGGCGGCGGACTCGGCGCAGCCAAGCTCGCCGAAGCCCTGCGCGCCAACGACTTCGACGGCCGGGTGACGGTGCTGGCCGCCGAGGAGGAGCTGCCTTACGAGCGGCCACCGCTGTCGAAACAGCATCTGGCGGGCACCCAGCAGCTGCCCGATTTCACCGTCGACCAGGGATCCTGGTACCGCGATCATCACATCGACCTGCGGCTGGGCACCACCGCGACCGCGTTCGATCCGGTCGCGCACACGGTGACGCTGCCCGACGGGTCCACCCTGTCCTACGACAAACTGGCCCTGGCCACCGGTTCCCGCCCGCGCACCCTGCCCATTCCGGGCGCCGACGCGCCGAACGTGTACACCCTGCGCACGATCGGCGATTCCGATGTGCTCGCCCAGATCCTGCGCACGCGTCGGCAGCTGGTGATCATCGGGGCGGGCTGGATCGGGCTCGAGGTCGCCGCGCAGGCGCGGGCCAGGCAGGTGGAGGTCACCGTGCTGGAGGCGGCCGAACTGCCGCTGATCGGCGTGCTCGGCCCGGAGATGGGCGCCTTCTACGCCGACCTGCACCGCTCCCGTGGCGTCGACCTGCGAACCGGCACCAAGGTCGACATGATCCTCACCGACGACGGCGACGCCACGGGTGTGCAACTCGGTGACGGCACCGTGGTGCCCGCGCAGGCGGTGCTGGTGGCGGTGGGCGCCGCACCCAACATCGAGGGCGCGCTGGCGGCCGGGCTGGCCACCGACGGCGGGGTGCTGGTGGACGCCGGCCTGCGCACGAGCGACCCGGACGTGGTCGCGGTGGGCGACATCGCCGAACAGGATCATCCGGTGTTGCGGCGGCGGGTGCGCGTCGAGCACTGGGCCACCGCGCTGAACCAGCCCGCGGTGGCTGCGCTGACCATGCTCGGCAAGTCCGCCTCCTACGACCGGCTGCCGTACTTCTTCAGCGATCAGTACGACGTGGGCATGGAGTACACCGGCTATGTCGGCCGCGGCGACGACGTGCGGGTGGTGGTGCGCGGCGAACCGGACGAGCGCGAGTTCGTCGCGTTCTGGCTCGATCCGGAGAACCGGGTGCGCGCGGGGATGAACGTCAATGTGTGGGATGTGACCGAGCGGATCAAGCAGCTGATCCTGGCGGGCACACCCGTCGATCCGGAACGGCTGGCCGACCCCGACATTCCCTTGTGA
- a CDS encoding AraC family transcriptional regulator, which translates to MDPLSSLLSGIRADGSALAHAVLHAPWTIHFADRAPLIMICVLRGGGTLVLADGSRTRLGAGDTAVVQAAEPFRLTDTDTDTVADRPPVEYELSCFVPDGFGPSDLSCATPELIEKAAETGAPEETSMIVGAYRASGRRHERLLRALPPVMVVAADSDVCTWLEDSAAEAVRHSAGSQAMMDRLLDWALVCNLRTWLAEQQHCAPAWYRGMADPVVGPALEAIHAKPFQRWTVASLAAEAAVSRALFARRFTEVIGEPPLTYLTEWRMAEAEELLADPARSVAQVATTVGYSDAFGFSAAFKRSRGTSPTEFRAALV; encoded by the coding sequence ATGGACCCGTTGAGTTCACTGCTGAGTGGCATCCGCGCCGACGGTTCGGCCCTCGCCCACGCCGTGCTGCACGCGCCCTGGACGATCCACTTCGCCGACCGGGCCCCACTGATCATGATCTGCGTGCTGCGCGGCGGCGGCACCCTGGTGCTCGCCGACGGCTCGCGCACCCGGCTCGGCGCGGGCGACACGGCGGTGGTGCAGGCCGCGGAACCGTTCCGGCTCACCGACACCGACACCGACACCGTCGCAGACCGGCCACCGGTGGAGTACGAGCTGTCCTGCTTCGTGCCCGACGGCTTCGGTCCGTCCGATCTGTCCTGTGCCACCCCGGAATTGATCGAGAAGGCCGCCGAAACCGGTGCGCCCGAGGAGACGTCGATGATCGTCGGTGCCTACCGCGCCTCGGGCCGGCGGCACGAACGGCTCCTGCGCGCCCTGCCGCCGGTGATGGTGGTCGCGGCGGACAGCGATGTCTGTACCTGGCTGGAAGACTCGGCCGCCGAAGCGGTCCGGCACAGCGCGGGCTCACAGGCCATGATGGATCGCCTGCTCGACTGGGCGCTGGTCTGCAACCTGCGTACCTGGCTCGCCGAGCAGCAGCACTGCGCCCCTGCCTGGTACCGGGGAATGGCCGATCCCGTGGTCGGGCCCGCGCTGGAAGCCATCCACGCCAAGCCCTTCCAGCGCTGGACGGTGGCGAGCCTGGCGGCCGAGGCCGCGGTCTCGCGCGCGCTGTTCGCCCGGCGGTTCACCGAGGTGATCGGCGAACCGCCGCTGACCTATCTGACCGAGTGGCGGATGGCCGAGGCCGAGGAACTGCTCGCCGACCCGGCCCGCAGCGTCGCCCAGGTGGCGACCACCGTCGGCTATTCCGACGCGTTCGGGTTCAGCGCGGCGTTCAAGCGGTCCCGGGGTACCAGCCCGACCGAGTTCCGGGCCGCGCTGGTGTAG